A genome region from Nocardia sp. NBC_00565 includes the following:
- a CDS encoding GlcG/HbpS family heme-binding protein has translation MPKPFTGDDAAALVDCAVSIAKTTATDERGPHPLAICCMVAAPDVLAVPTALRRMDGTKAVSVVFATNKAFTVLAYKADTKKHADRLKSGLWTEADMMLLQSSVPQFSPWDGGIMVMDTEGELLCGLAAAGRTSEGDRRVVVLAAHAMGYKTNFDEKGEPL, from the coding sequence ATGCCAAAACCTTTCACCGGCGATGACGCTGCGGCCTTAGTTGACTGCGCCGTCTCCATCGCTAAGACGACGGCCACGGACGAGCGTGGACCGCACCCACTGGCCATCTGCTGCATGGTTGCCGCGCCGGATGTGCTCGCTGTGCCGACCGCATTGCGTCGGATGGACGGAACGAAAGCGGTGAGCGTTGTTTTCGCCACTAATAAGGCGTTCACTGTCCTCGCCTACAAAGCCGACACTAAGAAGCACGCGGACCGACTCAAGAGCGGACTGTGGACCGAGGCCGACATGATGCTCCTGCAAAGCAGTGTCCCGCAATTCTCGCCCTGGGACGGCGGCATCATGGTCATGGATACCGAGGGCGAGCTGCTGTGCGGTCTGGCCGCTGCTGGCCGCACCTCCGAAGGGGATCGCAGAGTGGTGGTGCTGGCTGCCCACGCAATGGGGTACAAGACCAACTTTGACGAGAAGGGAGAACCGCTCTGA
- a CDS encoding endonuclease/exonuclease/phosphatase family protein: MSIGIATWNILADHHIQPDLYPRSPVHILRPGARRWPIAERVHRLARSPEIDFVFLQEVDGYMARQFTDMATSNRWTVYYALTRSDGAEGCLALACGGWRVHEIEVLPYQSAAGNNAQHLLVGRGPDSSIDLYHTHIRWGSEETFILQRQVTELIGWAGEQTRPTVILGDLNITPTTTMLADLVNSGFDDTHRNEDVCTALLFNATRLRLDYILTRAMSGVPIVLGDNAIDDGQPIPTPTNPSDHLPIAATLSALR, from the coding sequence ATGAGCATCGGCATAGCGACATGGAATATTCTCGCTGACCATCACATCCAACCCGATCTATACCCGCGCAGTCCGGTGCACATCCTCCGGCCCGGTGCGCGACGATGGCCAATCGCCGAACGGGTACATCGGCTTGCGCGCAGTCCAGAAATAGACTTCGTCTTCCTGCAAGAAGTAGACGGCTATATGGCGAGGCAATTCACCGATATGGCGACGTCGAACCGCTGGACTGTCTACTATGCGCTCACCCGATCCGATGGAGCCGAGGGATGTCTGGCGCTGGCCTGCGGCGGGTGGCGAGTCCATGAGATCGAGGTTCTCCCGTATCAGTCCGCTGCGGGCAACAACGCTCAGCATCTCCTTGTCGGTCGCGGCCCCGACAGTTCGATCGACCTGTACCACACCCACATACGTTGGGGATCCGAAGAGACCTTTATTCTCCAGCGCCAAGTAACCGAGCTCATCGGCTGGGCGGGAGAACAGACGCGGCCAACGGTCATCCTCGGTGATCTGAACATCACGCCCACGACGACGATGCTTGCTGACCTCGTAAATTCCGGATTCGACGACACTCACCGCAACGAGGATGTCTGCACAGCGCTGCTCTTCAACGCTACAAGGCTGCGCCTGGACTACATCTTGACGCGAGCGATGTCTGGCGTCCCGATTGTCCTGGGGGACAATGCTATCGACGATGGCCAGCCCATACCGACGCCAACGAACCCCTCGGACCACTTGCCGATTGCCGCGACGTTATCGGCTCTACGATGA
- a CDS encoding fluoride efflux transporter FluC translates to MTSHDSTDPVPPATGPELEPIDPDTAVDSWAPPQPRRQQVWIVVAIAVGGVIGACARYGTTLAWPTASTAFPWITWWINITGCAAMGVLMVTITERFTVHPLIRPLLGTGVLGGYTTFSTATIDAQRLLDHDRAMTALLYLLTTPLTALAAMRVTTTLTHAVLGPRPQGRSRP, encoded by the coding sequence ATGACCTCCCACGACTCCACCGACCCGGTTCCACCGGCCACCGGTCCGGAACTCGAGCCGATCGACCCCGATACCGCCGTCGATTCCTGGGCGCCACCACAGCCGCGTCGCCAGCAAGTATGGATCGTGGTCGCGATCGCAGTGGGCGGAGTGATCGGTGCCTGTGCCCGCTACGGCACCACGCTGGCCTGGCCCACCGCCAGCACCGCGTTCCCCTGGATCACGTGGTGGATCAACATCACCGGCTGCGCCGCCATGGGCGTACTGATGGTGACCATCACTGAACGGTTCACCGTCCACCCATTGATCCGGCCACTGCTCGGCACAGGTGTTTTGGGCGGCTACACCACCTTCTCCACCGCCACCATCGACGCTCAACGCCTTCTCGATCACGACCGCGCCATGACTGCGCTGCTGTATCTGCTCACCACCCCGCTCACGGCGCTGGCCGCGATGCGGGTCACCACAACTCTCACCCACGCAGTACTAGGGCCTCGCCCGCAAGGAAGGAGCCGACCATGA
- a CDS encoding deoxynucleoside kinase: MKVHAMPVVRLSTPADLERTAVPQVDSEPPVLISISGQTGAGKSTILNGIADFLQRHRSDVAIVDEKALHHPYLDRYFHDPDRFGFELQLRFMLDRVILVERWLTAGFSVVMERSHLEDPVFIRTLRAMSYVTNDEFDLYMGLWTRLNDRVRPPNALVFLDVASSISQARLAGRVDQTTPGHLVFPDEKTQRRWIDSWHQQYQRRFAEIAADARYGDKLLRHTPGVTVDTITQDIARVVKLD; encoded by the coding sequence ATGAAGGTGCACGCAATGCCTGTCGTTCGACTTTCGACTCCAGCAGACCTCGAGCGAACTGCCGTTCCACAGGTCGATAGCGAGCCTCCAGTCCTGATTTCCATCAGCGGTCAGACCGGTGCCGGAAAGAGCACTATTCTGAATGGCATCGCAGATTTTCTGCAGCGCCATCGAAGCGATGTGGCAATAGTGGATGAGAAGGCCCTGCACCATCCCTACCTCGATCGTTACTTCCATGATCCCGACAGATTCGGGTTCGAGCTCCAGCTCCGATTCATGCTGGACAGGGTGATCTTGGTTGAAAGATGGCTCACTGCTGGCTTCTCCGTCGTGATGGAGCGATCCCATCTCGAGGATCCCGTTTTCATCCGGACTCTGAGGGCGATGTCTTATGTGACGAACGACGAGTTCGATCTCTACATGGGCTTGTGGACGCGGCTGAACGATCGGGTGCGGCCGCCCAACGCGCTCGTCTTCCTCGACGTCGCGTCGTCGATCTCGCAGGCGCGGTTGGCCGGACGCGTGGATCAGACCACACCGGGCCACCTGGTATTCCCCGACGAAAAGACGCAGCGGCGCTGGATCGATTCATGGCATCAGCAGTATCAGCGGCGTTTCGCCGAAATCGCTGCGGACGCGAGATACGGCGACAAGTTGCTGCGTCATACCCCTGGCGTGACCGTGGATACCATCACGCAGGACATTGCACG
- a CDS encoding serine/threonine-protein kinase: MDGTPFGRYRLLELLGAGGMGQVYRAYDTGTDRVVALKVLAQHLAHDPKYRERFQREAHAAARLNEPHVIPIHNYGEIDGRLYLDMRLVEGHDIAALLGTGPIAKDTAVEYIRQIGSALDAAHRAGLVHRDVKPSNILVTAGDFAYLIDFGIAVSSSDSSLTTTGAAIGSFAYTAPERLLHGTYDARSDVYSLTCVLYQCLTGSQPFPGDSVEQQITAHLNTPPPRPSAPAAVPATFDAVIGRGMAKNPDDRYRTAGDLATAARAALDATPTATPAPSRLATTRINPASQPRARIRPGSTWIVVLVVVVAATTWWVISDRTHHDSPPASPTSVTCVSAAPTSASIPGVPTAPALGSPSGSCAR, translated from the coding sequence GTGGATGGGACTCCATTCGGGCGGTACCGGCTGCTCGAGTTGCTCGGCGCGGGTGGAATGGGGCAGGTCTATCGGGCCTACGACACCGGGACCGATCGGGTGGTGGCGCTCAAAGTGCTGGCGCAACATCTTGCGCACGACCCCAAATATCGCGAGCGGTTCCAGCGGGAGGCGCACGCTGCGGCGCGGTTGAACGAACCGCATGTCATCCCGATCCACAACTACGGTGAGATCGACGGGCGCCTGTATCTGGACATGCGGCTGGTCGAGGGGCACGACATCGCCGCCCTGCTCGGCACCGGGCCGATAGCGAAAGACACTGCGGTGGAGTACATCCGGCAGATCGGCTCGGCCCTCGATGCAGCGCATCGGGCCGGGCTCGTGCACCGCGATGTGAAGCCCTCGAACATCCTCGTCACCGCAGGCGATTTCGCGTACCTCATCGATTTCGGGATCGCCGTCAGCAGCAGCGACTCCAGCTTGACCACCACCGGTGCGGCAATCGGCAGTTTCGCCTACACGGCACCGGAACGACTCCTGCACGGCACCTACGACGCCCGCTCGGACGTGTACTCCCTGACTTGTGTTCTGTACCAATGCTTGACGGGCTCCCAACCATTCCCCGGTGACAGCGTCGAGCAGCAAATCACCGCACACTTGAACACGCCACCGCCACGACCGTCCGCACCGGCAGCGGTGCCAGCCACATTCGACGCGGTCATCGGGCGGGGAATGGCGAAGAACCCGGACGACCGTTATCGCACGGCCGGGGACTTGGCCACGGCGGCGCGAGCCGCGCTCGACGCCACACCCACAGCGACACCCGCACCGTCCAGGCTGGCCACAACTCGAATCAATCCGGCATCGCAACCACGAGCCCGCATCCGGCCCGGATCGACGTGGATCGTCGTCCTCGTCGTCGTCGTGGCCGCCACCACCTGGTGGGTGATCAGCGATCGTACGCACCACGACTCACCCCCCGCGAGCCCGACGTCGGTCACCTGCGTCTCAGCGGCACCGACATCGGCGAGTATCCCGGGCGTCCCCACCGCACCTGCGCTGGGCTCGCCGTCCGGTTCGTGTGCGCGCTGA
- the crcB gene encoding fluoride efflux transporter CrcB, producing the protein MNWIMVIIGASIGAPARYLVDRYVQTRLASTFPAGTFTVNLIACALLGLLTGATNVTAVPETFQHLIGPGLCATLSTYSTFTFETLRLTQTGKHLTAATYAAASITTGLVTAYLATILAHALLT; encoded by the coding sequence ATGAATTGGATCATGGTCATCATCGGCGCCTCGATCGGCGCCCCCGCCCGCTACCTCGTGGACCGATACGTACAAACGCGCCTCGCCAGCACTTTCCCAGCCGGCACATTCACCGTTAACCTCATCGCCTGCGCGCTGCTCGGACTGCTCACCGGCGCAACCAATGTCACCGCGGTCCCCGAGACCTTCCAGCACCTCATCGGCCCTGGGCTGTGCGCGACACTAAGCACCTATTCGACATTCACCTTCGAAACCCTGAGACTGACCCAGACCGGCAAACACCTCACCGCCGCAACCTACGCGGCCGCAAGCATCACCACCGGGCTTGTCACCGCCTACCTCGCCACGATCTTGGCCCACGCGCTACTCACCTGA
- a CDS encoding DUF4231 domain-containing protein, with product MAETDPVWERLTEQLQWYSSKGAAAQRTYKRVKFAQIAVGASVPVVAALSAPAAVTATIAAAVVVAEGAQQLFQWHTSWLQYRSTAESLKHEKYLYLAQSGPYRANDRRALLAERVEALTSSEHTTWMTEHQRHSEPAASP from the coding sequence ATGGCAGAAACCGATCCGGTGTGGGAGCGACTTACCGAGCAGCTACAGTGGTATAGCTCGAAAGGTGCTGCAGCGCAACGGACTTACAAGAGGGTCAAGTTCGCGCAGATCGCCGTCGGCGCGTCGGTGCCTGTTGTAGCCGCCCTCTCGGCACCCGCAGCGGTAACAGCGACTATTGCGGCCGCAGTCGTCGTCGCGGAAGGCGCCCAGCAACTGTTTCAATGGCACACCAGCTGGCTGCAGTACCGTTCAACAGCAGAATCACTCAAACACGAAAAGTACCTCTACCTCGCGCAAAGTGGCCCGTATCGCGCCAACGACCGTCGCGCCTTGCTTGCCGAACGCGTGGAAGCGTTGACATCGAGCGAGCACACCACCTGGATGACCGAGCACCAGCGCCACTCGGAACCAGCAGCGTCCCCATGA